A region of Struthio camelus isolate bStrCam1 chromosome 30, bStrCam1.hap1, whole genome shotgun sequence DNA encodes the following proteins:
- the LOC104149055 gene encoding cathepsin S-like — MKLLACGAFLAALTAALGHPDPTLDWHWQLWKKTHGKEYRHQKEEGKRRVTWEKNLRLVTLHNLEHSLGLHSYELAMNHLADMTSEEVAALLTGLKAPHQQNRTSTYRPMPGSKVPDTMDWREKGCVTSVKNQGACGACWAFSAVGALEAQVKLKTGKLVSLSAQNLVDCSMMYGNKGCSGGFMTCAFQYIIDNQGIDSDDSYPYRAQNGTCQYNVSTRAATCSKYVELPYADEAALKDAVANIGPVSVAIDATQPTFFLYRSGVYDDPRCTQEVNHGVVVIGYGTLDGKDYWLVKNSWGVHFGDEGYIRMSRNHANHCGIASYGSYPLV; from the exons ATGAAGCTGCTGGCCTGCGGCGCCTTCCTGGCCGCGCTCACTGCGGCGCTGGGGCACCCCGACCCCACGCTGGACTGGCACTGGCAGCTCTGGAAGAAAACCCACGGCAAAGAGTATCGCCACCAG aaagaggaagggaagcggcGCGTGACATGGGAGAAGAACCTGCGCCTGGTGACGCTGCATAATCTGGAGCACTCCCTGGGGCTGCACTCCTACGAGCTGGCCATGAACCACCTGGCAGACATG ACCAGCGAGGAAGTGGCAGCTTTGCTAACGGGGCTGAAAGCTCCCCATCAGCAAAACCGGACCTCTACGTACCGGCCAATGCCTGGCAGCAAAGTCCCGGACACCATGGACTGGCGGGAAAAGGGCTGCGTCACATCGGTGAAGAACCAG GGCGCCTGCGGGGCGTGCTGGGCCTTCAGTGCCGTGGGAGCCCTGGAAGCCCAGGTGAAGCTGAAGACGGGCAAGCTGGTGTCCCTGAGTGCCCAAAACCTCGTTGACTGCTCCATGATGTATGGGAACAAAGGCTGCAGTGGAGGTTTCATGACCTGTGCTTTCCAGTACATCATAGACAACCAAGGAATAGACTCGGACGATTCCTACCCTTACAGGGCACAG AATGGGACATGCCAATATAACGTTTCCACACGAGCTGCCACTTGCTCCAAGTATGTTGAGCTCCCATATGCCGACGAAGCAGCCCTAAAGGATGCTGTAGCCAATATTGGACCAGTATCTGTCGCCATAGATGCAACCCAGCCCACGTTCTTCTTGTACAGGTCAG GTGTGTATGATGACCCACGGTGCACCCAGGAGGTGAATCACGGAGTAGTTGTGATCGGTTACGGCACTCTCGATGGGAAGGATTACTGGCTCGTGAAAAATAG CTGGGGTGTGCACTTTGGCGACGAGGGCTATATCCGCATGTCAAGAAACCATGCAAACCACTGTGGGATCGCCAGCTACGGCTCTTATCCACTAGTATAG
- the HORMAD1 gene encoding HORMA domain-containing protein 1 isoform X1, which produces MATAQKQRSSMNAVVFPNKISTEQQSLILVKRLLAVAVSCITYLRGIFPESAYGTRYLDDLCVKILREDKNCPGSTQLVKWMLGCYDALQKKYLRMIVLAVYTHPEDPQTITECYHFKFKYTQNGPLLDFSSKNKRNDSTITCADTKKASVLLIRKIYVLMQNLGPLPNDVCLTMKLFYYDEVTPPDYQPPGFKEGECEGMIFEGEPMCLNVGEVPTPFHMLKVKVTTEKQRMENADKSILKQGDTNVPLQVLKLDKDDTEEQNQRMHEDPVLDNKVEDRKTINISEAEEPNLTCEEDEITKAEENLNPYVSNRQVDHLAHKTSELHMSESRTRSGKIFQSSAVHQFELFSSQDVLPKRRKISEPKEQF; this is translated from the exons ATGGCGACTGCTCAGAAGCAAAGGAGTTCGATG AATGCAGTTGTATTTCCTAATAAAATATCTACTGAACAGCAGTCTTTGATATTAGTGAAGAGGCTCCTGGCAGTAGCCGTATCCTGCATTACATATCTAAGAGGAATCTTTCCTGAAAGTGCCTATGGAACAAGATACTTAGATG aTCTCTGTGTCAAGATTCTGAGGGAAGACAAAAACTGTCCTGGGTCTACTCAGCTGGTGAAATG GATGTTAGGATGCTATGATGCCTTGCAGAAGAAATAT CTAAGAATGATTGTCCTAGCG gtctACACCCATCCAGAAGATCCTCAG ACAATTACAGAATGTTACCACTTCAAATTCAAGTACACCCAGAACGGGCCACTCCTGGATTTCAGCAG TAAAAATAAACGAAACGATTCCACAATCACATGTGCAGACACAAAGAAAGCAAGTGTCCTCCTCATTCGCAAGATATATGTTCTGATGCAAAACCTGGGTCCGCTACCAAATGATGTTTGCTTGACTATGAAGCTGTTTTACTATGATGAAG TTACACCACCTGATTACCAGCCTCCTGGCTTTAAGGAAGGTGAATGTGAGGGCATGATATTTGAGGGGGAGCCAATGTGTCTAAACGTGGGTGAAGTGCCAACACCTTTTCATATGCTGAAAGTTAAAGTTACAACTGAAAAACAACGAATGGAGAATGCTGATAAAAGCATACTAAAGCAAGGAGACACTAATGTGCCTCTACAGGTGCTCAAACTGGACAAAGATGATACAGAAGAACAGAACCAGCGCATGCAT GAAGATCCGGTCTTGGATAATAAAGTGGAAGATAGGAAAACCATAAATATTTCGGAAGCTGAAG AACCAAATTTAACTTGTGAAGAAGACGAAATTACAAAGGCCGAAGAGAATCTGAATCCGTATGTTTCCAATCGCCAG gTCGATCATTTAGCGCATAAGACATCTGAACTTCACATGTCAGAGAGCAGGACAAGAAGTGGAAAGATATTTCAAAGCAGCGCT GTTCATCAATTTGAACTCTTCTCTAGTCAAGATGTGCtaccaaaaaggagaaaaattagtgAACCAAAGGAGCAGTTTTAG
- the HORMAD1 gene encoding HORMA domain-containing protein 1 isoform X2: MATAQKQRSSMNAVVFPNKISTEQQSLILVKRLLAVAVSCITYLRGIFPESAYGTRYLDDLCVKILREDKNCPGSTQLVKWMLGCYDALQKKYLRMIVLAVYTHPEDPQTITECYHFKFKYTQNGPLLDFSSKNKRNDSTITCADTKKASVLLIRKIYVLMQNLGPLPNDVCLTMKLFYYDEVTPPDYQPPGFKEGECEGMIFEGEPMCLNVGEVPTPFHMLKVKVTTEKQRMENADKSILKQGDTNVPLQVLKLDKDDTEEQNQRMHEDPVLDNKVEDRKTINISEAEEPNLTCEEDEITKAEENLNPYVSNRQVDHLAHKTSELHMSESRTRSGKIFQSSAYFSLAGSSI, from the exons ATGGCGACTGCTCAGAAGCAAAGGAGTTCGATG AATGCAGTTGTATTTCCTAATAAAATATCTACTGAACAGCAGTCTTTGATATTAGTGAAGAGGCTCCTGGCAGTAGCCGTATCCTGCATTACATATCTAAGAGGAATCTTTCCTGAAAGTGCCTATGGAACAAGATACTTAGATG aTCTCTGTGTCAAGATTCTGAGGGAAGACAAAAACTGTCCTGGGTCTACTCAGCTGGTGAAATG GATGTTAGGATGCTATGATGCCTTGCAGAAGAAATAT CTAAGAATGATTGTCCTAGCG gtctACACCCATCCAGAAGATCCTCAG ACAATTACAGAATGTTACCACTTCAAATTCAAGTACACCCAGAACGGGCCACTCCTGGATTTCAGCAG TAAAAATAAACGAAACGATTCCACAATCACATGTGCAGACACAAAGAAAGCAAGTGTCCTCCTCATTCGCAAGATATATGTTCTGATGCAAAACCTGGGTCCGCTACCAAATGATGTTTGCTTGACTATGAAGCTGTTTTACTATGATGAAG TTACACCACCTGATTACCAGCCTCCTGGCTTTAAGGAAGGTGAATGTGAGGGCATGATATTTGAGGGGGAGCCAATGTGTCTAAACGTGGGTGAAGTGCCAACACCTTTTCATATGCTGAAAGTTAAAGTTACAACTGAAAAACAACGAATGGAGAATGCTGATAAAAGCATACTAAAGCAAGGAGACACTAATGTGCCTCTACAGGTGCTCAAACTGGACAAAGATGATACAGAAGAACAGAACCAGCGCATGCAT GAAGATCCGGTCTTGGATAATAAAGTGGAAGATAGGAAAACCATAAATATTTCGGAAGCTGAAG AACCAAATTTAACTTGTGAAGAAGACGAAATTACAAAGGCCGAAGAGAATCTGAATCCGTATGTTTCCAATCGCCAG gTCGATCATTTAGCGCATAAGACATCTGAACTTCACATGTCAGAGAGCAGGACAAGAAGTGGAAAGATATTTCAAAGCAGCGCT TATTTTTCCTTGGCAGGTTCATCAATTTGA
- the HORMAD1 gene encoding HORMA domain-containing protein 1 isoform X3, with amino-acid sequence MLSGFWVKGVCHLFGAFGMLGCYDALQKKYLRMIVLAVYTHPEDPQTITECYHFKFKYTQNGPLLDFSSKNKRNDSTITCADTKKASVLLIRKIYVLMQNLGPLPNDVCLTMKLFYYDEVTPPDYQPPGFKEGECEGMIFEGEPMCLNVGEVPTPFHMLKVKVTTEKQRMENADKSILKQGDTNVPLQVLKLDKDDTEEQNQRMHEDPVLDNKVEDRKTINISEAEEPNLTCEEDEITKAEENLNPYVSNRQVDHLAHKTSELHMSESRTRSGKIFQSSAVHQFELFSSQDVLPKRRKISEPKEQF; translated from the exons ATGCTCTCTGGTTTCTGGGTGAAGGGTGTGTGCCACCTGTTTGGAGCTTTCGG GATGTTAGGATGCTATGATGCCTTGCAGAAGAAATAT CTAAGAATGATTGTCCTAGCG gtctACACCCATCCAGAAGATCCTCAG ACAATTACAGAATGTTACCACTTCAAATTCAAGTACACCCAGAACGGGCCACTCCTGGATTTCAGCAG TAAAAATAAACGAAACGATTCCACAATCACATGTGCAGACACAAAGAAAGCAAGTGTCCTCCTCATTCGCAAGATATATGTTCTGATGCAAAACCTGGGTCCGCTACCAAATGATGTTTGCTTGACTATGAAGCTGTTTTACTATGATGAAG TTACACCACCTGATTACCAGCCTCCTGGCTTTAAGGAAGGTGAATGTGAGGGCATGATATTTGAGGGGGAGCCAATGTGTCTAAACGTGGGTGAAGTGCCAACACCTTTTCATATGCTGAAAGTTAAAGTTACAACTGAAAAACAACGAATGGAGAATGCTGATAAAAGCATACTAAAGCAAGGAGACACTAATGTGCCTCTACAGGTGCTCAAACTGGACAAAGATGATACAGAAGAACAGAACCAGCGCATGCAT GAAGATCCGGTCTTGGATAATAAAGTGGAAGATAGGAAAACCATAAATATTTCGGAAGCTGAAG AACCAAATTTAACTTGTGAAGAAGACGAAATTACAAAGGCCGAAGAGAATCTGAATCCGTATGTTTCCAATCGCCAG gTCGATCATTTAGCGCATAAGACATCTGAACTTCACATGTCAGAGAGCAGGACAAGAAGTGGAAAGATATTTCAAAGCAGCGCT GTTCATCAATTTGAACTCTTCTCTAGTCAAGATGTGCtaccaaaaaggagaaaaattagtgAACCAAAGGAGCAGTTTTAG